The following proteins are encoded in a genomic region of Protaetiibacter sp. SSC-01:
- a CDS encoding nitroreductase family deazaflavin-dependent oxidoreductase, with protein sequence MTAEQKIPPRWIIRTIWRGHRLLVRVTDGRLGLPRPERGRRMGMMRVHAIGRSSGEPRPVVLGYFPDGEAVVTLAMNGWAASDPSWLRNLRAHPEVRVDLGRERRRMRARVAEGAERERLWPGFTTYPGWGDVEAFSARRPNGTSVVVLDPV encoded by the coding sequence ATGACCGCCGAACAGAAGATCCCGCCGCGCTGGATCATCCGCACCATCTGGCGCGGTCACCGCCTGCTCGTGCGGGTCACCGACGGCCGACTCGGCCTGCCACGACCCGAGCGCGGCCGGCGCATGGGCATGATGCGCGTGCACGCGATCGGCCGCAGCTCGGGTGAACCGCGCCCCGTCGTGCTCGGCTACTTCCCCGACGGCGAGGCGGTCGTGACGCTCGCGATGAACGGATGGGCCGCATCCGACCCGTCCTGGCTGCGCAACCTGCGCGCGCATCCCGAGGTGCGGGTCGACCTCGGGCGCGAGCGGCGACGGATGCGGGCCCGCGTCGCCGAGGGCGCCGAGCGCGAGCGCCTGTGGCCGGGGTTCACCACCTACCCCGGCTGGGGCGACGTCGAGGCGTTCTCGGCCCGCCGCCCGAACGGCACATCGGTTGTGGTGCTCGACCCCGTCTGA
- a CDS encoding glycoside hydrolase family 13 protein, which translates to MNSTIGRATQRDDWWRTAVIYQVYPRSFADANGDGVGDLPGITHRLPEIAELGVDAIWLSPFFTSPQKDAGYDVADYCDIDPLFGTLADFDAMRERAHELGLKVIIDLVPNHSSSEHVWFQAALASAPGSPERARYIFRDGLGDDGELPPNNWESVFGGRAWTRVTEPDGTLGQWYLHLFDSSQPDFDWSNEEVREYFRGVLRFWLDRGVDGFRVDVAHGLAKAEGLPDYTPPAEAGSMGGDEANVPYWAQEGVHEIYRDWHAVLAEYGPDRILAGEAWVEPLTKLAKWVRPDEMHQTFNFSYLETPWEAAPLRVVVDESLAAFGSVGAPSTWVLSNHDVIRHATRLALTPPPPQGQGLGPRSESRADVALGLRRARAATAFMLALPGSSYLYQGEELGLPEVVDLPDEARQDPSFFRTAGETYGRDGCRVPIPWEAAAPSYGFGPSDASWLPQPASWAEYARDAQLGVDGSTLELYRTLLTLRREHRLGSGELEWLPESAGDVLVFRNGDVTVVANTGASPAALPAGRVIASSGPLEGEGVPSDTTVWLVAE; encoded by the coding sequence GTGAACTCGACGATCGGCCGCGCGACGCAGCGCGACGACTGGTGGCGCACCGCCGTCATCTACCAGGTCTACCCCCGCTCCTTCGCGGATGCGAACGGCGACGGCGTCGGCGACCTCCCCGGCATCACCCATCGCCTCCCGGAGATCGCCGAGCTCGGCGTCGACGCCATCTGGCTCTCGCCGTTCTTCACCTCGCCGCAGAAGGACGCCGGCTACGACGTCGCCGACTACTGCGACATCGACCCGCTCTTCGGCACGCTCGCCGACTTCGACGCGATGCGCGAGCGGGCGCACGAGCTCGGGCTCAAGGTCATCATCGACCTCGTGCCCAACCACTCCTCGAGCGAGCACGTGTGGTTCCAGGCGGCCCTCGCATCCGCTCCCGGCTCCCCCGAGCGGGCCCGCTACATCTTCCGCGACGGCCTGGGTGACGACGGCGAGCTGCCGCCCAACAACTGGGAGTCGGTGTTCGGCGGTCGCGCCTGGACGCGCGTGACCGAGCCCGACGGCACCCTCGGCCAGTGGTACCTGCACCTGTTCGACTCGTCGCAGCCCGACTTCGACTGGTCGAACGAGGAGGTGCGCGAGTACTTCCGCGGCGTGCTGCGGTTCTGGCTCGACCGCGGGGTCGACGGCTTCCGTGTCGACGTCGCCCACGGTCTCGCGAAGGCCGAGGGGCTCCCCGACTACACGCCGCCCGCCGAGGCCGGCAGCATGGGCGGCGACGAGGCGAACGTGCCCTACTGGGCGCAGGAGGGCGTGCACGAGATCTACCGCGACTGGCACGCGGTGCTCGCCGAGTACGGCCCCGACCGCATCCTCGCCGGCGAGGCCTGGGTCGAGCCGCTCACGAAGCTCGCGAAGTGGGTGCGCCCCGACGAGATGCACCAGACGTTCAACTTCAGCTACCTCGAGACGCCGTGGGAGGCCGCGCCGCTGCGCGTCGTCGTCGACGAGTCGCTCGCCGCGTTCGGCTCGGTGGGCGCGCCCAGCACGTGGGTGCTGTCGAACCACGACGTCATCCGTCACGCCACGCGTCTCGCGCTCACTCCCCCGCCGCCGCAGGGTCAGGGCCTCGGGCCGCGCTCCGAGTCGCGCGCCGACGTCGCCCTGGGCCTCCGCCGCGCGCGGGCCGCGACCGCGTTCATGCTCGCGCTGCCCGGCTCCTCGTACCTCTACCAGGGCGAAGAGCTCGGTCTGCCCGAGGTCGTCGACCTGCCCGACGAGGCCCGTCAAGACCCGAGCTTCTTCCGCACTGCGGGCGAGACCTACGGTCGCGACGGATGCCGTGTGCCGATCCCGTGGGAGGCCGCCGCGCCGTCGTACGGTTTCGGCCCGAGCGACGCGAGCTGGCTGCCGCAGCCCGCGTCATGGGCCGAGTACGCGCGCGACGCGCAGCTCGGGGTCGACGGCTCGACGCTCGAGCTGTACCGGACGCTGCTGACGCTGCGTCGCGAGCACCGTCTCGGCTCGGGCGAGCTCGAGTGGCTGCCCGAGTCGGCGGGCGACGTGCTCGTCTTCCGCAACGGCGACGTGACCGTCGTGGCCAACACGGGCGCCTCGCCCGCCGCGCTGCCCGCGGGTCGCGTGATCGCGTCGAGCGGGCCGCTCGAGGGCGAGGGTGTGCCGTCCGACACGACGGTGTGGCTCGTCGCCGAGTAG
- a CDS encoding pentapeptide repeat-containing protein, with protein sequence MAAPPPVAAPRVDPVKLPVDLQCGDTYDLEPGAMLEGFAFDGLRLDEFSLRDAHLELCRLTEVSAPETELRGASFVEVVIERLDVPVLRGSRASLRDVRIEGGRLGSAELYDSEWRSVHVVGCKLGFVNLRGASLHDVIFTECTIDELDLGSADARRVTLPGTRIRHLDVTHATLADVDLRGCELEELTGAGSLRGAVVDPDQLALLAPILASELGIRVE encoded by the coding sequence ATGGCCGCACCACCGCCCGTCGCCGCGCCCCGGGTCGACCCCGTAAAGCTGCCGGTCGATCTTCAGTGCGGCGACACCTACGACCTCGAGCCGGGCGCCATGCTCGAGGGCTTCGCCTTCGACGGCCTGCGGCTCGACGAGTTCAGCCTGCGCGACGCGCACCTCGAGCTGTGCCGCCTCACCGAGGTGAGCGCGCCCGAGACCGAGCTGCGCGGCGCCTCGTTCGTCGAGGTCGTCATCGAGCGGCTCGACGTTCCCGTGCTCCGCGGCTCCCGCGCGAGCCTGCGTGACGTGCGCATCGAGGGCGGCCGCCTCGGCTCGGCGGAGCTCTACGACTCCGAATGGCGCTCGGTGCACGTCGTCGGCTGCAAGCTCGGCTTCGTCAACCTCCGTGGCGCCTCGCTGCACGACGTGATCTTCACCGAGTGCACGATCGACGAGCTCGACCTCGGCTCGGCCGACGCACGCCGCGTCACCCTGCCGGGCACGCGCATCCGCCACCTCGACGTGACGCACGCGACCCTCGCCGACGTCGACCTGCGCGGATGCGAGCTCGAGGAGCTCACGGGCGCCGGCTCCCTGCGCGGCGCCGTCGTCGACCCCGACCAACTCGCTCTGCTCGCGCCGATCCTCGCGAGCGAGCTCGGCATCCGCGTGGAGTGA
- a CDS encoding extracellular solute-binding protein, with translation MKVTKKGALGIGAIAVASAFVLSGCQASGDNGDDGDTAGSLTVWVDAERVDALKGAAEAYTEKTGVEVELVSKDNATIKDDFIQQVPTGEGPDIAMGAHDWLGELTTNGVVAPLELGDSASGYLDVAIQAATYEGTTYMLPYAVENIAVLRNTALAPEAAASFDDMIAKGQAAGLAQPFVVEQGAEGNPYHLYPFQTAFGAPVFGTDASGSYDPADLQLGAQGGYEFAGWLASQGKTGTGVFNTDIDGAIAKQAFLDGTAAFWLTGPWNVGAAIDAGIDVAIDPIPSPTGSPAQPFAGVKGFFLSAESKNKVAATDFLVNYLGSEDVQLSLYEAGNILPALNAAAETASSDPIIAGFATVGADAVAMPAIPAMGSVWQYWGVAQAAIINGEDPTATWDKLVADVQAAIS, from the coding sequence ATGAAGGTGACCAAGAAGGGGGCCCTCGGGATCGGCGCCATCGCCGTCGCGTCGGCGTTCGTGCTCAGCGGATGCCAGGCCTCGGGTGACAACGGCGACGACGGCGACACCGCCGGGTCGCTCACCGTCTGGGTCGACGCGGAGCGCGTCGACGCCCTCAAGGGCGCCGCCGAGGCGTACACCGAGAAGACCGGTGTCGAGGTCGAGCTCGTCTCCAAGGACAACGCGACCATCAAGGACGACTTCATCCAGCAGGTTCCGACCGGCGAGGGCCCCGACATCGCGATGGGCGCCCACGACTGGCTCGGCGAGCTGACGACGAACGGCGTCGTCGCGCCGCTCGAGCTCGGCGACTCCGCCTCCGGCTACCTCGACGTCGCCATCCAGGCCGCCACCTACGAGGGCACCACCTACATGCTCCCGTACGCGGTCGAGAACATCGCCGTGCTGCGCAACACCGCGCTCGCCCCCGAGGCCGCGGCGAGCTTCGACGACATGATCGCCAAGGGACAGGCCGCCGGCCTCGCCCAGCCGTTCGTTGTCGAGCAGGGCGCCGAGGGCAACCCGTACCACCTGTACCCGTTCCAGACCGCGTTCGGCGCCCCCGTCTTCGGCACCGACGCATCCGGCTCCTACGACCCGGCCGACCTCCAGCTCGGCGCGCAGGGCGGCTACGAGTTCGCCGGATGGCTCGCGAGCCAGGGCAAGACCGGCACGGGCGTCTTCAACACCGACATCGACGGTGCGATCGCGAAGCAGGCCTTCCTCGACGGCACGGCCGCCTTCTGGCTCACGGGCCCGTGGAACGTGGGCGCCGCGATCGACGCGGGCATCGACGTCGCGATCGACCCGATCCCGAGCCCGACCGGCAGCCCGGCCCAGCCGTTCGCCGGTGTGAAGGGCTTCTTCCTCTCGGCCGAGTCGAAGAACAAGGTCGCCGCGACCGACTTCCTCGTGAACTACCTCGGCTCCGAGGACGTGCAGCTCTCGCTCTACGAGGCCGGCAACATCCTCCCCGCCCTGAACGCCGCCGCTGAGACGGCCTCGAGCGACCCGATCATCGCGGGCTTCGCGACGGTCGGCGCCGACGCGGTCGCCATGCCGGCGATCCCCGCGATGGGCTCCGTGTGGCAGTACTGGGGCGTGGCCCAGGCAGCCATCATCAACGGCGAGGACCCGACGGCGACGTGGGACAAGCTCGTCGCCGACGTCCAGGCCGCGATCAGCTGA
- a CDS encoding TetR/AcrR family transcriptional regulator C-terminal domain-containing protein, protein MPRRPASPTAPPAAPAAPARAPRGERLSRERIVDTAIALADRDGLDALSMRRLAGELGVDPMSLYHHVRDKEALLDAIGDALVASAERPEPTGDWGDRLRALILAMRATLLRHPWSARVLESRVRPGPATIAHIDAVLGILREGGLSVELAHHALHALGTRVLGFSDNLFDEAPAETDPALVAAQARAWAPTLPYVAELAVAATHDGALGTCDDDAEFAFALDLIIEGLQRRAAS, encoded by the coding sequence ATGCCCCGACGTCCCGCTTCGCCCACCGCGCCGCCCGCCGCCCCCGCCGCCCCGGCTCGCGCACCGCGAGGCGAGCGCCTCTCGCGCGAGCGCATCGTCGACACCGCGATCGCGCTCGCCGACCGCGACGGCCTGGACGCGCTCAGCATGCGGCGCCTCGCGGGCGAGCTCGGCGTCGATCCCATGTCGCTCTACCACCACGTGCGCGACAAGGAGGCGCTCCTCGACGCGATCGGCGACGCCCTCGTCGCCTCCGCCGAGCGCCCCGAGCCCACGGGGGACTGGGGCGACCGGCTGCGCGCGCTCATCCTCGCGATGCGCGCGACGCTGCTGCGGCATCCGTGGTCCGCTCGCGTGCTCGAGTCGCGCGTCCGGCCGGGGCCCGCGACGATCGCCCACATCGACGCCGTGCTCGGCATCCTGCGCGAGGGCGGGCTCTCGGTCGAGCTCGCGCACCACGCCCTGCACGCGCTCGGCACGCGCGTGCTCGGGTTCAGCGACAACCTCTTCGACGAGGCGCCGGCCGAGACAGATCCCGCGCTTGTCGCCGCTCAGGCCCGCGCGTGGGCGCCGACCCTTCCGTACGTCGCCGAGCTCGCGGTCGCGGCGACCCACGACGGCGCGCTCGGCACGTGCGACGACGACGCGGAGTTCGCCTTCGCGCTCGACCTCATCATCGAGGGGCTGCAGCGCCGCGCAGCGTCATGA
- a CDS encoding LacI family DNA-binding transcriptional regulator, whose product MPGIHEVAQLAGVSAATVSRALSGRGSVSPTTRAKVQAAANELGYVVSSSASGLATGRTRNVGVVIPFLNRWFYGAVIEGAESALLEQGYDLTLYNLGGSDEERRLVFEHFLLRKRVDAVIAVSLELTSDEVKRLIDLDKPIVGVGGPLPGVRTLSLDDVELGRLATEHLIALGHTEIAHIGGDALEMDFHLPTNRRHGYEEAMRAAGLETPDRFFHAADFTMQGGYRAAKQLLGNPAGRPTAIFAASDEMAIGAILAAKDLGMHVPGDVSVMGIDDHELAEFFGLTTIAQFPDMQGRMAVEVLMDELHPGARSAEELNIDLPYELVVRSSTARRH is encoded by the coding sequence GTGCCCGGCATCCACGAGGTCGCCCAGCTCGCGGGCGTCTCCGCGGCGACGGTGTCGCGCGCGCTCTCGGGCCGCGGCTCCGTCTCCCCCACGACACGCGCCAAGGTGCAGGCGGCCGCGAACGAGCTCGGCTACGTCGTCTCGTCGAGCGCCTCGGGCCTCGCGACCGGACGCACGCGCAACGTCGGCGTCGTCATCCCGTTCCTCAACCGCTGGTTCTACGGCGCCGTCATCGAGGGCGCCGAGTCAGCGCTGCTCGAGCAGGGCTACGACCTCACCCTCTACAACCTCGGCGGCAGCGACGAGGAGCGCCGGCTCGTGTTCGAGCACTTCCTGCTGCGGAAGCGCGTGGATGCCGTGATCGCCGTCTCGCTCGAGCTCACGTCCGATGAGGTGAAGCGGCTCATCGACCTCGACAAGCCCATCGTCGGCGTCGGCGGCCCCCTCCCGGGCGTGCGCACCCTGAGCCTCGACGACGTCGAGCTCGGCCGCCTCGCCACCGAGCACCTCATCGCCCTCGGCCACACCGAGATCGCCCACATCGGCGGCGACGCGCTCGAGATGGACTTCCACCTGCCCACCAACCGCCGCCACGGCTACGAGGAGGCGATGCGCGCCGCGGGCCTCGAGACCCCCGACCGCTTCTTCCACGCCGCCGACTTCACGATGCAGGGCGGCTACCGCGCGGCGAAGCAGCTGCTCGGCAACCCGGCCGGGCGTCCGACGGCGATCTTCGCGGCATCCGACGAGATGGCGATCGGTGCAATCCTCGCCGCGAAGGACCTCGGCATGCACGTGCCGGGCGACGTATCGGTCATGGGCATCGACGACCATGAGCTCGCCGAGTTCTTCGGCCTCACGACGATCGCGCAGTTCCCCGACATGCAGGGGCGGATGGCGGTCGAGGTGCTGATGGACGAGCTGCACCCCGGCGCTCGCTCGGCCGAGGAGCTCAACATCGACCTGCCGTATGAGCTCGTCGTGCGCTCGTCGACGGCGCGGCGGCACTGA
- a CDS encoding M23 family metallopeptidase, with protein MRTGNVRHTIASRLLSVAALASAGALVVGMSLPANVLGVQSADAAVEEEFIAASLVVEGQGLDVHEDHDAITVARDDFEVKSWAQVLRDKYGARNYSYSSNGSGAIRWPFPYTVPISSGYGLRAKDCGACSTDHRGIDFVPGAGAPIFAVADGVVVEREDHWSFGHTVVLEHRIDGQTVRTRYAHMQFGSSPLSVGQSVPVGEFIGLVGSTGVTTAPHLHFEVTVNGAHVDPFVWLQTHAG; from the coding sequence GTGCGCACTGGGAACGTGCGCCACACGATCGCCTCGCGACTGCTCTCGGTCGCTGCCCTCGCATCCGCGGGCGCCCTCGTCGTCGGCATGTCGCTTCCGGCCAACGTTCTCGGCGTGCAGAGCGCCGACGCGGCGGTCGAGGAGGAGTTCATCGCGGCGAGCCTCGTCGTGGAGGGTCAGGGCCTCGACGTGCACGAGGACCACGACGCGATCACCGTCGCGCGCGACGACTTCGAGGTGAAGTCGTGGGCGCAGGTGCTGCGCGACAAGTACGGCGCCCGCAACTACAGCTACAGCTCGAACGGCTCGGGCGCCATCCGCTGGCCGTTCCCCTACACGGTGCCGATCTCGTCGGGTTACGGCCTGCGCGCGAAGGACTGCGGCGCCTGCTCCACCGACCACCGCGGCATCGACTTCGTGCCCGGGGCGGGCGCGCCCATCTTCGCCGTCGCCGACGGCGTCGTCGTCGAGCGCGAGGACCACTGGAGCTTCGGTCACACGGTCGTGCTCGAGCACCGCATCGACGGCCAGACCGTGCGCACGCGTTACGCGCACATGCAGTTCGGATCGTCGCCGCTCTCCGTCGGGCAGAGCGTGCCCGTCGGCGAGTTCATCGGCCTCGTCGGCTCGACCGGTGTCACGACGGCGCCGCACCTGCACTTCGAGGTCACCGTGAACGGGGCGCACGTCGACCCGTTCGTGTGGCTGCAGACGCACGCGGGCTAG
- the malF gene encoding maltose ABC transporter permease MalF — MALPTDRPTVRSLLVKIVLLGIVDAVSIYAAFVLVLQDNWVAAIAVLAVTALVNWIYLSRRLIPAKYLTPGLIFLAVFQVFVLLYTGYVGFTNYGTGHNGTKEQAVSSLLASSLQRVEDSPTYPVTVVDRLGELGLLVTDPETGEAYVGTNDEPLSRVDDAEFENGRAVSAPGWTSLTFQQVIARTAEITALAVPYSDDPNDGALRTPEGSNAYRYLSTLEFDEQADTMTNTQTGVVYTDRGTGAFVADDGAELRPGWQITVGFDNFARAFTEQSIRGPLIYVTIWTFAFAILSVLLCFALGLLLAITFQNARMRGVKYYRLLLILPYAFPAFLSILVWNGMMNESFGFINQVLFQGASIPWLSDPSLAKVSAILVNVWLGFPYMFLICTGALQAIPEELTEAATMDGARGWSVFRQIKLPLLLSTTAPVLIASFAFNFNNFNLVYLLNNGGPRDTTTSLPVGHTDLLISMVYKVAFTGQNRDYGLASAFSIIIFLIVAIIAVVSFSRTKALEEIQR, encoded by the coding sequence ATGGCCCTGCCCACCGATCGCCCCACCGTGCGATCCCTCCTCGTCAAGATCGTGCTGCTCGGCATCGTCGACGCGGTCTCGATCTACGCGGCGTTCGTGCTCGTGCTCCAGGACAACTGGGTCGCCGCGATCGCCGTGCTCGCCGTCACGGCCCTCGTCAACTGGATCTACCTCTCGCGGCGGCTCATCCCCGCGAAGTACCTGACGCCCGGCCTCATCTTCCTCGCCGTGTTCCAGGTGTTCGTGCTGCTCTACACGGGCTACGTGGGCTTCACGAACTACGGCACGGGCCACAACGGCACCAAGGAGCAGGCGGTCTCGTCGCTCCTCGCATCCTCGCTGCAGCGCGTCGAGGACTCGCCCACCTACCCCGTCACCGTCGTCGACCGTCTCGGCGAGCTCGGCCTCCTCGTGACCGACCCCGAGACCGGCGAGGCCTACGTCGGCACCAACGACGAGCCGCTCAGCCGCGTCGACGACGCCGAGTTCGAGAACGGCCGCGCCGTCTCGGCTCCCGGATGGACGAGTCTCACCTTCCAGCAGGTCATCGCCCGCACCGCCGAGATCACGGCGCTCGCGGTGCCGTACTCCGACGACCCGAACGACGGCGCCCTGCGCACGCCCGAGGGCAGCAACGCCTACCGCTACCTCTCGACGCTCGAGTTCGACGAGCAGGCCGACACGATGACGAACACCCAGACGGGCGTCGTGTACACCGACCGCGGCACGGGCGCGTTCGTGGCAGACGACGGCGCCGAGCTGCGCCCGGGCTGGCAGATCACCGTCGGCTTCGACAACTTCGCCCGCGCGTTCACCGAGCAGTCGATCCGCGGGCCGCTCATCTACGTGACGATCTGGACCTTCGCGTTCGCGATCCTCTCCGTGCTCCTGTGCTTCGCGCTCGGCCTGCTGCTCGCGATCACGTTCCAGAACGCGCGGATGCGGGGGGTCAAGTACTACAGGCTGCTGCTGATCCTGCCGTACGCGTTCCCGGCGTTCCTTTCGATCCTCGTGTGGAACGGCATGATGAACGAGAGCTTCGGCTTCATCAACCAGGTGCTCTTCCAGGGCGCCTCGATCCCCTGGCTGTCGGACCCGAGCCTCGCCAAGGTGAGCGCGATCCTCGTGAACGTGTGGCTCGGCTTCCCCTACATGTTCCTCATCTGCACGGGCGCTCTGCAGGCCATCCCGGAGGAGCTCACGGAGGCGGCCACGATGGACGGAGCCCGCGGCTGGAGCGTGTTCCGGCAGATCAAGCTGCCGCTGCTGCTCTCGACGACCGCGCCCGTGCTCATCGCGTCGTTCGCGTTCAACTTCAACAACTTCAACCTCGTGTACCTGCTGAACAACGGCGGTCCGCGCGACACGACGACGAGCCTGCCGGTCGGCCACACCGACCTGCTGATCTCGATGGTCTACAAGGTGGCGTTCACCGGCCAGAACCGCGACTACGGTCTGGCCTCCGCCTTCTCGATCATCATCTTCCTCATCGTCGCGATCATCGCGGTCGTGAGCTTCAGCCGGACCAAGGCCCTCGAGGAGATCCAGCGATGA
- a CDS encoding inositol monophosphatase family protein: MSTDLLQLARAVAVEAGDLAAARRREGVEVAATKSSIVDVVTAADREVEELIRARIAEARPYDGVLGEEGGATGGTSGVTWVVDPIDGTVNYLYGIPHYAVSIALVEGDPDPATWTALVGVVYNPASGELYTATRGGGALLGDHPIRVADPVPLEQALIGTGFAYDAELRGQQGAVAARMLPSVRDIRRFGTASIDLTSVAAGRLNAFYERTLNPWDHAAGALIAEEAGALVKGLGDAHPSREFLIAGHPDVVRPLEELLVELGV; encoded by the coding sequence ATGAGCACCGACCTGCTGCAACTCGCCCGGGCCGTCGCCGTCGAGGCGGGTGACCTCGCCGCCGCACGGCGACGGGAGGGCGTCGAGGTCGCGGCGACCAAGTCGAGCATCGTCGACGTCGTCACCGCCGCCGACCGCGAGGTCGAGGAGCTCATCCGTGCTCGCATCGCCGAGGCGCGCCCCTACGACGGGGTGCTCGGCGAGGAGGGCGGCGCCACGGGCGGCACGAGCGGCGTCACGTGGGTCGTCGACCCCATCGACGGCACCGTCAACTACCTCTACGGCATCCCGCACTACGCCGTCTCGATCGCGCTCGTCGAAGGCGACCCCGACCCCGCCACGTGGACCGCCCTCGTCGGCGTCGTCTACAACCCCGCGAGCGGCGAGCTCTACACCGCCACGCGCGGCGGCGGCGCACTCCTCGGCGACCACCCCATCCGCGTCGCCGATCCGGTGCCGCTCGAACAGGCCCTCATCGGCACGGGCTTCGCGTACGACGCCGAACTGCGCGGGCAACAGGGCGCCGTGGCCGCGCGGATGCTGCCGAGCGTGCGCGACATCCGCCGCTTCGGCACGGCCTCGATCGACCTGACATCCGTCGCCGCCGGCCGCCTCAACGCGTTCTACGAGCGCACGCTCAACCCGTGGGATCACGCCGCCGGCGCGCTCATCGCCGAGGAGGCCGGCGCTCTCGTGAAGGGCCTCGGCGACGCGCACCCGAGCCGCGAGTTCCTCATCGCCGGCCACCCGGATGTCGTGCGCCCCCTCGAGGAGCTGCTCGTCGAGCTGGGAGTCTGA
- a CDS encoding cytochrome P450, with translation MEDTLRLLRDGYLWGTRGFDEAGADVFRTRLLGRRVLVLRGTDAARFFYEDGRFRRGPGAVPMSIAHLLQDEGSVQTLEGERHRVRKRLFLDLVWGEEARAGITDAVLVAWDALAAQREGGPVRLFDHAAEALTVGALAAVGVPGPYDAEAVTSELVSMVENAGRVGPPNWLARARRGVAAERRAREWIRDARARGDEASALGRIAHHREDGELLPEGIAGVELLNVLRPSTAAAHYLVFAAWALHRRPELRERMTASEEFRAAFAQEVRRFFPFFPFIGGRATRELSWRGHRIEEEDWVILDLYGTDHDPHTWDHPQLFDPNRFLGPGADRLVVAQGAGDPAADHRCPGELLTRDLIDRTGLLLAERPPHVLPEQDLRISLRRFPAMPRDGMRVTLV, from the coding sequence GTGGAAGACACTCTGAGACTGCTGCGCGACGGCTACCTGTGGGGCACCCGCGGGTTCGACGAGGCGGGGGCCGACGTGTTCCGCACGCGCCTGCTCGGCCGCCGCGTGCTCGTGCTGCGGGGAACGGATGCGGCGCGCTTCTTCTACGAGGACGGCCGCTTCCGCCGCGGCCCCGGCGCCGTGCCGATGTCGATCGCGCACCTGCTGCAGGACGAGGGCAGCGTGCAGACGCTTGAGGGCGAGCGGCACCGCGTGCGCAAGCGCCTCTTCCTCGACCTCGTGTGGGGTGAGGAGGCGCGTGCGGGGATCACGGACGCCGTGCTCGTCGCGTGGGACGCGCTCGCCGCCCAGCGCGAGGGCGGCCCCGTGCGGCTCTTCGACCACGCGGCCGAGGCGCTCACGGTGGGGGCGCTCGCCGCGGTCGGGGTGCCCGGGCCGTACGACGCCGAGGCCGTCACATCGGAGCTCGTGTCGATGGTCGAGAACGCGGGGCGCGTGGGCCCGCCCAACTGGCTCGCGCGCGCCCGCCGCGGCGTGGCCGCCGAGCGGCGTGCGCGCGAGTGGATACGCGACGCACGCGCGAGGGGCGACGAGGCGAGCGCCCTCGGCCGCATCGCGCACCACCGCGAGGACGGCGAGCTGTTGCCCGAGGGCATCGCGGGCGTCGAGCTGCTCAACGTGCTGAGGCCGTCCACCGCCGCGGCGCACTACCTCGTGTTCGCGGCGTGGGCGCTGCATCGGCGACCCGAGCTGCGCGAGCGGATGACGGCATCCGAGGAGTTCCGCGCGGCCTTCGCGCAGGAGGTGCGCCGCTTCTTCCCGTTCTTCCCCTTCATCGGCGGGCGGGCGACGCGCGAGCTGTCGTGGCGCGGCCACCGCATCGAGGAGGAGGACTGGGTGATCCTCGACCTGTACGGCACCGACCACGACCCGCACACGTGGGATCACCCGCAGCTCTTCGACCCGAACCGCTTCCTGGGGCCCGGCGCCGACCGGCTCGTCGTCGCCCAGGGCGCGGGCGATCCCGCGGCGGACCACCGCTGCCCCGGCGAGCTGCTCACACGCGACCTCATCGATCGCACGGGCCTGCTGCTCGCCGAGCGTCCGCCGCACGTGCTTCCCGAGCAGGACCTGCGCATCAGCCTGCGTCGCTTCCCGGCGATGCCGCGCGACGGGATGCGCGTGACGCTCGTCTGA